Below is a window of Primulina huaijiensis isolate GDHJ02 unplaced genomic scaffold, ASM1229523v2 scaffold206712, whole genome shotgun sequence DNA.
aaCAGATATACCTACCTGTCGTCACAAATTCAGTTATTGTTTTTACTATCCGGTCATttgtattaattatatattggtTATTCTGACGAGTCTGCATCTGCAGAGCTTCGAAATCTGTAAGTCGTGATCATGTCTTTATATCCTCCTGCCACTACTGATTCACTCATCCAGGCTGCTGAAGCCAAGACTCCATCTGAGGCAATCTCCATTCTGTACCAGATTCTTGAAAACCCCTCATCTTCTTCTGAAGCCTTACGAATAAAAGAACAGGCCATCACCAATCTCTCAGATCTTCTTAGACAAGAGGGTCGAGCAGCTGAACTTCAAGATCTCCTCACCAAGCTACGTCCATTCTTTTCTTTGATCCCGAAGGCAAAAACTGCAAAGATCGTCCGTGGTATTGTTGACGCAGTTGCTAAAATCCCTGGTTCATCTGATCTTCAGATCACACTTTGCAAAGAAATAGTACAATGGACACGTGCTGAAAAACGAACTTTTCTCCGGCAGCGAATTGAGGCAAGGCTTGCAGCCCTCCTGATGGACAATAAGGAATTTTCTGAAGCACTGTATCTCCTTTCAGGTCTTATTAAGGAAGTCAGAAGATTAGACGACAAGCTACTGCTTGTAGAAATTTACTTACTCGAAAGCAAACTTCATTTCTCTCTGCGGAACCTTCCCAAAGCCAAGGCTGCACTTACAGCAGCTAGGACAGCCGCCAATGCTATATATGTCCCTCCAGCTCAGCAGGGTACTATAGATTTGCAGAGTGGGATTCTCCACGCTGAGGAAAAGGACTACAAAACTGCTTACAGTTACTTCTTT
It encodes the following:
- the LOC140966485 gene encoding 26S proteasome non-ATPase regulatory subunit 11 homolog; translation: MSLYPPATTDSLIQAAEAKTPSEAISILYQILENPSSSSEALRIKEQAITNLSDLLRQEGRAAELQDLLTKLRPFFSLIPKAKTAKIVRGIVDAVAKIPGSSDLQITLCKEIVQWTRAEKRTFLRQRIEARLAALLMDNKEFSEALYLLSGLIKEVRRLDDKLLLVEIYLLESKLHFSLRNLPKAKAALTAARTAANAIYVPPAQQGTIDLQSGILHAEEKDYKTAYSYFFEAFEAFNALEDRQAIFSLKYMLLCKIMVNQADDVA